The Vicia villosa cultivar HV-30 ecotype Madison, WI linkage group LG1, Vvil1.0, whole genome shotgun sequence genome includes a region encoding these proteins:
- the LOC131643717 gene encoding elongation factor 1-alpha-like: MGKEKVHINIVVIGHVDSGKSTTTGHLIYKLGGIDKRVIERFEKEAAEMNKRSFKYAWVLDKLKAERERGITIDIALWKFETTKYYCTVIDAPGHRDFIKNMITGTSQADCAVLIIDSTTGGFEAGISKDGQTREHALLAFTLGVKQMICCCNKMDATTPKYSKARYEEIVKEVSSYLKKVGYNPDKVPFVPISGFEGDNMIERSTNLDWYKGPTLLEALDNINEPKRPSDKPLRLPLQDVYKIGGIGTVPVGRVETGVIKPGMVVTFAPTGLQTEVKSVEMHHEALTEALPGDNVGFNVKNVAVKDLKRGFVASNSKDDPAKESANFTSQVIIMNHPGQIGNGYAPVLDCHTSHIAVKFAELLTKIDRRSGKEIEKEPKFLKNGDAGIIKMVPTKPMVVETFSEYPPLGRFAVRDMRQTVAVGVIKAVEKKDPSGAVKTKSALKKK, translated from the exons ATGGGAAAAGAGAAGGTTCACATTAACATTGTTGTCATTGGCCATGTCGACTCTGGCAAGTCGACTACCACTGGTCATTTGATCTACAAGCTTGGGGGTATTGACAAGCGTGTCATTGAGAGGTTTGAGAAAGAAGCTGCTGAGATGAACAAGCGTTCATTCAAGTATGCCTGGGTGCTTGACAAGCTCAAGGCTGAGCGTGAAAGAGGTATCACTATTGACATTGCTCTCTGGAAGTTTGAGACTACCAAGTACTACTGCACTGTCATTGATGCCCCCGGCCACAGGGATTTCATTAAGAACATGATTACTGGTACCTCCCAGGCTGATTGTGCTGTTCTCATCATTGATTCCACTACTGGTGGTTTTGAAGCTGGAATTTCCAAGGATGGACAGACCCGTGAGCATGCTCTACTTGCTTTCACTCTTGGTGTCAAGCAGATGATCTGCTGCTGTAACAAG ATGGATGCCACTACACCCAAGTACTCGAAGGCTAGGTatgaagaaattgtgaaggaGGTTTCTTCCTATTTGAAGAAGGTTGGCTATAATCCTGACAAAGTTCCATTTGTTCCCATCTCTGGTTTTGAGGGAGACAACATGATTGAGCGCTCTACAAATCTTGACTGGTACAAGGGTCCAACCCTTCTTGAGGCCCTTGACAACATCAACGAGCCTAAGAGGCCATCAGACAAACCCCTCCGTTTACCCCTTCAGGATGTCTACAAGATTGGAGGAATTGGAACTGTGCCTGTGGGACGTGTTGAGACTGGTGTCATCAAACCTGGAATGGTGGTGACTTTTGCTCCAACCGGACTGCAGACTGAGGTCAAGTCTGTGGAGATGCACCATGAAGCTCTCACCGAGGCTCTTCCAGGTGACAATGTTGGATTCAATGTTAAGAATGTTGCTGTTAAGGATCTCAAGCGTGGTTTTGTTGCCTCAAACTCCAAGGATGACCCGGCTAAGGAGTCTGCAAACTTTACCTCTCAAGTGATCATCATGAATCACCCTGGTCAGATTGGAAATGGTTATGCCCCTGTTCTTGACTGCCATACCTCCCACATTGCTGTGAAGTTTGCCGAGCTTCTTACCAAGATTGACAGGCGTTCTGGTAAAGAGATTGAAAAGGAGCCAAAATTCCTGAAGAATGGTGATGCTGGTATTATCAAGATGGTTCCCACCAAGCCCATGGTGGTTGAGACATTCTCCGAATATCCTCCACTTGGTCGTTTTGCTGTGAGAGACATGCGTCAAACTGTGGCTGTTGGAGTCATCAAGGCTGTGGAGAAGAAGGATCCTAGTGGAGCCGTCAAGACTAAGTCAGCATTGAAGAAGAAGTGA
- the LOC131650293 gene encoding uncharacterized protein LOC131650293: MNPQILGEGNVLFNIVGMKSWNLKHKLDKHVGEKPNSHHKKCVKASSLEAIKYLVRGELAFRAHNEGENSIYKGHFLEFVEALGRNSEKIAAAITSGGGNCKMTSPIIQKELANACAVETIKKIVGEIGDGFFCVLVDESGDCSSKEQMVVVVRFVDVRGFVVERFIDIVHVKDTSAISLKGALECLLSGFGLCISKIRGQGYDGASNMRGQFGGLKTLIQKQNPQAYYVHCFAHQLQLALVSMARKHEDVDWLVDLFTPIIEVFKDLKSDSHSKDELKSLLLVMQTFSFVFMLHLMVEILPLTNNLSQSLQNRDQDIVHAMELVQICKKKLQEFRDDGLETLYEQVVASCGNVEIDVPDMESRYVKDKKSKRLAPFVTNFHYFKNDCFLHVIDVVLKELNDRFTPENTELINCVACLSPCYSFESFDVKSLVRLARLYPNDFEDLTDKELSSELETYIESVKINDHFSNLTGISELCRTLV, encoded by the exons ATGAATCCACAAATATTGGGGGAAGGGAACGTTCTTTTCAATATAGTTGGAATGAAGA GTTGGAATCTAAAGCATAAGTTGGATAAACATGTTGGTGAGAAACCGAATAGTCatcataaaaagtgtgtgaaagcaT CATCACTTGAGGCAATCAAATATCTTGTTAGAGGCGAATTGGCATTTAGGGCACATAATGAGGGTGAAAATTCTATTTATAAGGGTCATTTCCTAGAATTTGTAGAAGCCTTGGGAAGAAATAGTGAGAAAATAGCTGCAGCAATAACAAGTGGTGGGGGAAATTGTAAGATGACTTCACCTATTATTCAAAAAGAACTTGCAAATGCATGTGCGGTTGAAACTATTAAGAAGATTGTTGGAGAAATTGGAGATGGTTTCTTTTGTGTTCTTGTTGATGAATCTGGCGATTGCTCTAGTAAAGAACAAATGGTTGTTGTAGTGCGGTTTGTTGATGTTAGAGGGTTTGTTGTAGAAAGATTTATCGACATTGTTCATGTTAAGGATACAAGTGCGATATCGCTTAAAGGGGCTCTTGAATGTTTGTTGTCGGGGTTTGGGTTGTGTATATCTAAAATTCGAGGTCAAGGGTATGATGGAGCAAGTAATATGCGCGGTCAATTTGGAGGTTTGAAGACTTTGATTCAAAAGCAAAATCCGCAAGCCTATTATGTCCATTGTTTTGCTCAtcaacttcaattggctcttGTTTCAATGGCGAGAAAGCATGAAGATGTTGATTG GTTGGTTGATTTGTTTACTCCTATTATTGAAGTATTCAAAGATTTAAAAAGTGATAGTCATTCTAAGGATGAACTAAAAAGTTTGTTACTTGTTATGCAAACTTTTAGTTTTGTGTTTATGTTGCACTTAATGGTTGAGATTTTACCTTTGACAAATAATTTGTCACAATCATTGCAAAATAGGGATCAAGATATTGTGCATGCCATGGAACTTGTCCAAATATGCaagaaaaagttgcaagaatttagAGATGATGGATTGGAAACACTTTATGAGCAAGTTGTGGCTTCTTGTGGTAATGTTGAAATTGATGTGCCTGACATGGAGTCTCGGTATGTTAAAGATAAGAAATCCAAACGACTTGCTCCTTTTGTTACAAATTTTCATTATTTCAAGAATGATTGCTTCTTACATGTCATAGATGTGGTATTGAAAGAGTTGAATGATCGGTTTACACCTGAAAATACTGAGTTGATCAATTGTGTTGCTTGCTTGAGTCCTTGTTATTCATTTGAATCATTTGACGTTAAATCACTTGTGAGATTGGCAAGATTGTACCCAAATGACTTTGAGGATCTTACTGATAAGGAATTGTCTAGTGAATTGGAGACTTATATTGAGAGTGTCAAGATAAACGATCACTTTTCCAATTTGACTGGCATCTCGGAACTTTGTAGGACTCTTGTTTGA